In Cardinium endosymbiont of Dermatophagoides farinae, the genomic stretch GATGTTAACTTTTTATTTTTTTCTAGCCTTATTTCTATTTCAGTTACTTTACTGGTTGAAAATCAGTAGAATTTGTATAAATGACTGATACTTGAAATGGGCAGTTGATTTAGTATTCTATTCAGGGCTTGGGTGCTATACTCGCCTGATTTTGGTAGGGTCTGTTTGTTTTCTGGCATGGGATAGATTAAAGCTATTTTTATCAAAATCTTTCGGTAAAAATAATGGTTTTGTATCTGCAGTATTACTCTTTCCTTTTGTTTTATATTTTTTGAAAGGATATGTATTTGTTTATCCAGGTATGATTTTATAAAATCACGCGAATGGTTAATACCTTATATATTTATACTGTTTTTTACTGCTTTTGCAATTCCATTTTGGTTTTATAGAGATATAAAACCTTCCATAAAAAAAGATAAAAGTTCAATTATTAGTCCTAAATTTTACGATAAGAAGTCACCTTTTAGTATTGCTTTACCTACTAAAAATGGTCTATTGCCCATCAATAATCCTCAGAGAGGAATTTATATACTAGGTGGTCCTGGAAGTGGTAAAACCAGATATATTTTAGAGCCAATATTATATGAAATGATACGAAAAGGCTATTGTGGACTTGTATATGATTATGATTTTGAAGGTACGCCAGTAGATCCAAAAAAGAGTTATTTCTTATCTAAATTTATATATAATTACTATTTTTAAAATTACCAAGAAAAAATAGGAAAGATATTGCTTTTAAGACGATTAATTTTACGGATCTGAATAAAAGTAGTCGCATCAATCCCATTGATCCTATATACATATCGGATAGAGCCTATTTAGAAGAATATGTAATCGTATTATTAAAAAATCTTAATCCTGGCGGGAAAGATGATTTTTGGTATTTAAGTACTAAATCCCTTCTAAAAGGCATTATCGCTTATTTATCCAATCAGGCAAAAAGTTGTTGTACACTACCACATGTGTTAACATTATCTACTAAGCCTTTTGGTAAAATATTGAGTTTAATAGAGTAAGACTCAGAGGCCCGTTCCTATGCAAGTTCCATATTTGATGCTTATAAAGGCGGAGATAAATCATCTGGTCAGTTAATAGGTATCATAGCAAGCTTTAAAACAAGCTTACAATCTTTAATTGATAAGAACTTATTTTGGGTATTGAGTAAAAATGAAATAGATTTAAATATCAACGATAATATTACTCCAACCATAATTTGTATAGGTAACTTCCCACCTGCCAAATCAGCTTTCAGTCCAGTGATATCCCTTCTGATTACCATATGTTTTAAATCTATGTATGGGCACAATAGAACGAAGAATTTTGTGGCCATAGATGAGCTACCTACCTTATACATCCCAGGCTTATCAGAAGTCCCAGCTACGGCAAGAAAGTACGGTATTAGTACCATTTCTTGCATACAATCGAATGCCCAACTAGAGGATACCTATGGAAATATAGGTGCTAAAAAGATACAAGGGACCCTAAGCAATCGATTTATAGGCAACTGTGGTGTGGAGTCTTCTAGATATGCCAGTTCCATCTTTGGTAAGGAAGAACATACGATCAGGTCTACAAGTTCCTCAGAAACCTGTCACAGTAATACTCAAGGTTATCATACTACGCAAGGTGAAAATATCACTATACATGAGCAAGAATTGATAAAACCTAATGAGTTTTCAAGTTTTGATGTAGGATTTTTTGCAGGGAAAGTAGTAGAAAGTGATAGCGTATTTTTTCAGGAACAGTTTAAGGAGGTATCGTCCTACGATAAACATTTTAAAAATGAGCTGTTAAAAGATTTACCAGATGTTACAAAGGTTAGTAATGAAGATATTATAGCTAATCAAAGGAAAATAGAAGAAGAGATAGATCTACTTTTGGAATATATGTAGATATATTTTTTTAGTTAAAAATTTTTGTATGTTTTGAAATAATTTCATACATTCTTGCTATTTTTATTAAGTATAGCAAAAATATATGAAATTATCATTAAGTTATTTATATTTTTTAGCTTGTAGCTGTTTAGCTACTACTTGTTTGGAAACGAAAGTCAAACCAAAAATTGAGCATAATCAGCTATAGATTATGGTCATAAATTTCATTTCAGATGCATTACACAAAACGTATTGAGCCAACAACAAAATCATCAAACCATTAACTGTCCTCTTTGCCGTAAGGGTCTATCAGAAGATATGATTCAAAAAATAGTTTCTGGTGCTACTACTCCAACCATGAGTGCATTCAGTACGTTAAATGCAGTTAAGCAAGAAGATATGCCAAAGTTAAAGTTTTTATTAGAAAAAGGTGGCAATCCAAATGAGGCAACTATTTCCAATGTTGCTTTAGAAGAGGCTGTTCGTCAGTCTAACTATGAGATGGTTTCTTTGTTATTGGACTATGGTGCTAATCCTATATACCAAGACCCTGGAACAAATAATACGCCTTTGCATTATGCAGCAGATAATATGCTTTTCAAAGGAACTAGCCAGGATATATCTGACAAGATATTCATAGCCCTTATCAAACATGGTGCTATGGTAAATAGTAAAAATGTGGAATGTAAAACACCTAGGGATCGTGTGTGTACGTCTGATGATCCTCTATTTGTTTTAACAGAAGCTGGCGGTATTCGTTCAGGCTATTTCGATGATATTCAACCTGCATTTGGCTTGTCAGGAAGTAAAAGTTAAGCAGAAGATTTTATTTGGAAAGGAACTAGAACATATAAACTATCACGCAAAATTATAACCATGTTTAAGAATAAAATAATAACAAGCTTGATAGTTTTTTTAGGTTTGACTTTTAGTGTATTTGGTAAACCTAATAGGGTTTATGTCTTGCAAAGACCTATTCATACACATGGTTGTCATGGGATAGAAGTCAATTATGGGGTTTCGCATGAAATGCATGGGGTTTCTGCAGGATATGCATATCACATTAATGAAATATGGCATATGAAATTATCTGGTGGTTTTTCTAACAAAAACCTATTGACGGTATACAATACTTACCATTATAATTTGTTCAATTATTACGAGTCTACCTTTCTGAATTGTTTAATAGGATGTCAAGGGAGCTATAAGTTCCACCATGCTTGTTGGGAGCATTGTTCTAAACGTTTCAATATAGGCGCCCAATTAGGTTTAGAGGTGGAAAAATATATCACGGATTATTTGTTGTTGATATTACTAGCAGAGGCTCCTATTTCCTTTTTGGATAAAAATGATGTTTTTAATTATCGATTTTCGGCAGGACTACGTATCACTTTTTAAAAAACATCTATTGATTTAGTCGAAACAGTAATGTAGCAAGTAGTTTTGCTATGTACTATCAACTCAATATAACGAATATATGGTTAATTAATGAAAATGAGAACTAAAATGAAAAAAATAGTATCCCAATTCTTTATTACTGCTTCTTTATTTTTTTGGTCTTGTACAGTGGCCTTTAGACAGCAATTTGCCGACGATATCATTTGGATACCAAAGCATGAATATACCTTATTACCAGAAAAAGGTGTATCACCTGTTTTAGCAGAAAAAGTTCCTGTAATCTTGAGTATTAAGTTTGACGACGCATGGAATAACGATAGATCCAATAAACCCAAATCTCCACATAGATATGAAAAATGGAATGTTAATCCAGAAGTGATCCAATTTCGTATTAAGGGTATTAGGGTTGAAGGTGGCGAAGGGAAACTGTTCAAGCGTGTTGAAATAGATGGGAACGCTTCTATAGGTGAGCCGTTTAAAGTAGGAAGTATAGTCCAACATGGTGATACACCTCTATACTATGTTCCTAATGAGCAAGACACTTGTCATATGCATAAGGTCAGTATTGATGCTGTTATATTGACTTGTGATTTTAACAGAGAGGGAGGAGATCCTATAACATGCTCGTTAAGGCTGGATGAACCTCTATACGCTTTAAAGGCTGGTACAAATGTCAAGGTTGCTTATGTAGAAGACAAAGGTGGTACACCTATTCATATTAATATCACTTCAGATAACGTGTTGGCATCTTTGCAAAAATATAGATTAGTTAAATGGTGTGTGACAGATGGACAAGGTACTATGTATGTAGATACAGGATCATGCAAAAAAACAATATGTAGCAATGAACCGATTAAATTTGGTAATAATACCCTTTTTTACGCCCCAAAACCTGGTAGTGATGGAAATCATACCATTCATTTAACAGTAGGCAATACTAAAAGTGATACCACACAAGACTATTCTTTTTCTGTTAAAGTTCAAGATCATAGAATTGAAAATTTTACAGCTGAGCTTTCTATGGCTTCAGAAAAATCTCCTCTGTTACCGTTTAAAGATAGGGTATGTAAACTCAAGATCTGTCCATTAACTGATGCAGGTAAGGTGCTTAATTACCATATCAAGGCCATTAAATTGAATGGAGGTAAGTTTATCCTAGGAAAGGACGAAATGATAGCAAATACGCCTTTAACAGTAGGCGTCAATACTTTAATGTTTAATCCATGTGGTTTTGTTGGGGATTTAGAGCCTAGCATCACAATAATCAATGAAAAGGGAGATGAACGTGAAGTGACCTTTAAGCAGCCATTTGTTGTCAAGGATCCTGACTTTAAAGTAGTTGCTAGTCTAGAAGGTAGTATTGAGAATGGTATGGATAACAGACATATCAACTTAAAGGTTATTGCTCCTTTTAATACTATAAGTGATAAGTTTATTTTGTCAAATTATCGTCTATCAGGCGGTATAGTAGGTGATTTACTAAAGCTAACAGGAGAGCCTGTTGAACCAGGTGGTATGCTTTCAGTAGGAGATAGTGCATTTAAATTTAGGTTAGGTGAGTTAGATACGTTTATGGATAAAATTGATGGTGCACCAAGGATTTACTTCGATGTTACTTATCCAGATGGCACAAATCATGAAACAGAAGCTATAGATCTTTCTATTTTCTTATTTGAAGGATTGGCCTCTAAGATAGAGGCATTATCTGAAGATAGTAAATCGCTTTATAAACCCATTGTTCAGGACTATAGTTTAAATCCAGAATTAGCCTTTCAAAATTTACAAGCTATAGAACCAGCTTGGTATAATAGACAATCTAACCTACATAATATACTGGTCTATATGCAGCATGATACGGCTATTTCCACTCAAGCTACGGATGCACTTACTAGCCTACAGACACTCAAAAGTGATACTAAAGATAAAGTAAAGGCTAGGGTATTAACCACAAGGTTATTGCATGACTGGAATAAAGAAATAGGTCATATTCGATCTAACCAAGAACCAGATGGTCGTAGAATACATACAGGAATACTAGAAAAAGAGGTTAGTGCTTTTTCTGATATATTTCGATCATGTAGAGATATTCCATGTATGGAAGATATAGTACAATCTTTAGATGATGTACTTGAAAAAATAGAAGACTTAAAAAGAGAAACAGAAGTAAAACAGGCTAATAAAGACAGAGATAAAGCAAGAGAAGAAGCTTTTAAAGATCGTACTACTAGGTCTATAGAAAATGAGCAAAGAGAAAGAAAATATGAAGACCAACGTTTAGAAATGGAGATAGAAGAACTCTGTGAGAGTAGAAATAAACTAGAATCTAAAATAAGAAAACATGATGGGGATATTTCAGATTTAAATGCGTTGATTCAGGAGTTAAGTAGGGTGAATAGTTCGTTAAAAGACCAAATTAATAAAAATGAGTTATCACGTCAGTATGAAAATCGCTTGTTAGAAGCGAGTATACATGCTAATTGTGCAAATAGTAGAAGAGAAAGAATGTTTGTATTGGACATGGTTGAAAAAATAATAAACGAACATAAATAAAAAAAGTAGAATATATTTTTTTAGAGTAAATCTATTCTTTCCCATTAGCTTGTTTATAATACTCCCTACGAAGTAAGGATATAATATTAAAATAGAATTAAAATGATATTACTTGATATCACAGGTGCCCTTGAAGGCTGGATTGCAAGCGGCTACCAATTGTTAACCTTGGTAGCCAAGCTACTAGGTGTAGTGGGCGCCTTTAGATTGGCCTATTTGTATAATACTGGCAGGGATAGAGGCATGATATTTCATGAATTATTACACTGGGTAGCTGCCATTGTATTTTTTTCGTCCATTGGTCCTTTGTATGATATGGTTGCCAATTTTTTTAGAATCGGATAAAGGAGAGATTTCCCATGCAAAAATTAGTCAATAGGGGGTCTCCTTGGATATAAGAAATTATTGTACGTTAAGGCTGTTTCCTGTACTAAAGATGTTCTTCTTTTTCTTCCAGGTTATTGTATAAATTTACCTGATTAGCAACATGTTTCAGACATTACTTTTCTCACTTTCCAGCAATTTATTAAAAGTGCTTAGCATTGCTTTTTTCATTGTTTACAAAGTACAATTTCTGAATACGACATACCTGCGAAGCGCTGTACCCGGTAGCTTGTGCGGTATCTTGAATGCTTAGTTTTTTAACACTTCGATAATATATTACCTTCTGATGACGCTCATGATCAGCCTGTTTTCCACGATATTTACCCTCTTGACGTGCTCTTTCGATTCCCTGTTTTTGCCGTTGCTGACGGCTCAACCAATCCTTATACGACATTGCGGCCATTAGATCCATGAGCATATTATTGATGGCAGAAATCACAGCACGAGTTACTGGATCATTTTGTGATGGTTCTTTGTCAGACAAAACCTGCCATGAAGTTGGGATGTCCAGGCTTACAATTCTCAATTCATGATGTTCAATCTGCTTTTTGAGTGTTAGCCAGTCACTGTTACTAAGTCTGGTCAGCCGATCTATTTGTTCTACTAGTAGAATATCATTTCGGTGACTATCCATTAGTAATCGTCCCAGTTCTGGTCTTTCCAGTTTTGTTCCGCTGATATTTTCTCGGTAGTAGCTAGCGATTTTGTGTCCTCTCTCCTGAACAAACTGCTCGAGCATTTCTTTTGTTCGATCTGCAAACTGATCTTCTACTGAAGCTCTCAAATAAGCTCTGATGAACATATTCTAACGAATTTATCGTATTTAGGTTATGTCATTGAATCTATTGCATATAGGTTATTTCATTGATTCAATTTAATAATTTTTAAGATATTTCATTGAGGTGTACCATTATGCGATAAAAATTTAAACGAAAATTAATCTACAAAATAATTATCAATGCAAACTATATGTCTAGGAGACAAATTCTTTCCCAGTCCGAAAGAGCGTCATTACTAGCTTTACCTAAGGATGAACTGACGCTGATCCGCATGACTTATTTCAGCGAACAGGATTTAGCGCTTATTAATACGCACCGCAAGCCAGCCAATAGGTTCGGTTTTTCTGTCTTGCTTTGTTACCTGAAGAACATAGGGATGATCCAGATAAAAAATCACTACTTTCCGATTTTTTACTCAAGCATATCGCTAGCAGACTTAATTTATCAAATGAACTTTGGAAAGATTACGCATCAGGACGAGACACCACTCGCAGGGAACATTTAATAGAACTATACCACTATCTAGGACTAAAGAAATTTACAAAACAGATTCAAAATGATTACATTTCGTATTTAATTCCACTTGCAAAACGCACTGACAAGGGTATTCTTCTTGCACAAGAACTTCTAAAGTATATGCAACGAAATTGCGTGATTATTCCCACTATTGATGTACTGGAGCGAACGTGCTCAAAGGCCATGGCTGCTGGTGATAAAATAGTATTCTCGAACTGAATGCTCAACTTATATCAGAGCATAAAATCAATCTAGACAGCCTTCTGCATCAAATAATCATCTTTCACGTCTATCTTGGATTCTTCAACCTCCTGGTAAAATTAACGGAAAAAATGTATTACAGCACATTGAACGCTTGAATACGATCGTGGCAATAGACTTACCGGTAGGGATCGGACGTTTAGTTCATCAGAATCGGTTACTGAAACTGGCCCGTGAGGGTCGGAATATGAGTAGCCGAGATTTGACTAAGTTCTCATCAAGCAGACGATACGCTATTCTAATATGTGTGATTGAAGAAGCCAGAGCTACACTTACAGATGAGATCATCGATTTGCATGAGCGTATCTTGAACAGTATGTTCAGCCGGGCTAAAAGGCTAACATAGAAAAATACAAAAACAGCCTTAACGTACAATAATTTCCCATATCCAAGGAGACCCCAATAGACTTTAAGTGGAATCGGAAGAGGTGTCTAAAAATGATAAAGAAGCTATTGCAGAGCTTTACAGTGAAAAGTTAAACAAAGATCTAATACAGCATATCGTTAAAAGTAAAATCAAAAGAAATAGTAA encodes the following:
- a CDS encoding type IV secretory system conjugative DNA transfer family protein, whose protein sequence is MDKNLFWVLSKNEIDLNINDNITPTIICIGNFPPAKSAFSPVISLLITICFKSMYGHNRTKNFVAIDELPTLYIPGLSEVPATARKYGISTISCIQSNAQLEDTYGNIGAKKIQGTLSNRFIGNCGVESSRYASSIFGKEEHTIRSTSSSETCHSNTQGYHTTQGENITIHEQELIKPNEFSSFDVGFFAGKVVESDSVFFQEQFKEVSSYDKHFKNELLKDLPDVTKVSNEDIIANQRKIEEEIDLLLEYM
- a CDS encoding ankyrin repeat domain-containing protein gives rise to the protein MSQQQNHQTINCPLCRKGLSEDMIQKIVSGATTPTMSAFSTLNAVKQEDMPKLKFLLEKGGNPNEATISNVALEEAVRQSNYEMVSLLLDYGANPIYQDPGTNNTPLHYAADNMLFKGTSQDISDKIFIALIKHGAMVNSKNVECKTPRDRVCTSDDPLFVLTEAGGIRSGYFDDIQPAFGLSGSKS
- a CDS encoding recombinase family protein; translated protein: MFIRAYLRASVEDQFADRTKEMLEQFVQERGHKIASYYRENISGTKLERPELGRLLMDSHRNDILLVEQIDRLTRLSNSDWLTLKKQIEHHELRIVSLDIPTSWQVLSDKEPSQNDPVTRAVISAINNMLMDLMAAMSYKDWLSRQQRQKQGIERARQEGKYRGKQADHERHQKVIYYRSVKKLSIQDTAQATGYSASQVCRIQKLYFVNNEKSNAKHF